Proteins from a single region of Eremothecium gossypii ATCC 10895 chromosome VI, complete sequence:
- a CDS encoding AFR077Wp (Syntenic homolog of Saccharomyces cerevisiae YKR029C (SET3) and YJL105W (SET4)), which produces MRPSTNSDSAAYHPEEQSLLEDASTLLMFSKSNHGGGRATRAAGAEQQRQAAGSTREGSGEPPASADAPLKSPGPALVALLEPEPASAAGDSSRRHSRTSSTSSSASNKGKVAAAALAAAAEVPFPVKRTRDEAQRPDRQRQSSLSSVKPESRGSWSAREEWPVSDSYIVDPDEGIITCVCGYNDDDGFTIQCDHCYRWQHATCYGIEDESAAPDDFLCKVCSPRNIDVKAAKRKQQERIKNNRRRRRGASAEDKPVKEHSAGAIDTPASEGNDVSNTTPVSHSPSVAAAELSNKQPFMNAKEAYPAVYLPLDTYDIKDKYVVMFLDRHSDDDWVTPYNKRTFKPLPLEIRAYSEPSHSRVFHGFPKLGVYSQQPCAKDTLIAEFLGEVDFQRKYLEDPRNNYRLLGIPNPKVLFHPHWPIYIDARLCGNLTRYLRRSCYPNVELVTIKMPADDRQASDVKTNKSVKFVLKALRDLERGEELHIKWDWDLRHPIWRVINGAAVESIAEPEKYLLIHSVDTVLSICDCACGSNNRDCHLLKVKKFSQTLYRSVKSKMNNRYKLNEILQKGKVQNRRQTPILSSLAHEAITNSARAHEVLVKLNATKLNFLSSRGKGERNTSFMVTKPPSSLKPETVDSGHKPLNGNAKDAQPYKWRLLGKYLEQRASSVLSGSPIKLLSSPANYSETNITDLQALAIPVEVQISASAPKPAPSVDLPRPSSERSDTPVANVPTSVEATAHHVPVSVSPLAEAVSVGAVVNAVAGPAAANAGSGVQNSKKKLSFADYKKKVKPT; this is translated from the coding sequence ATGCGGCCCAGCACGAACTCGGACAGCGCAGCGTACCACCCGGAGGAGCAGTCGCTCCTGGAGGACGCCTCGACACTGCTGATGTTTTCGAAGAGCAACCACGGAGGGGGCCGCGcgacgcgcgcggcgggggcGGAGCAGCAGAGGCAAGCGGCGGGCAGCACGCGCGAGGGGTCTGGCGAGCCTCCAGCGTCGGCTGACGCGCCGCTGAAGTCGCCCGGGCCGGCCTTGGTGGCGCTACTGGAGCCGGAGCCGGCGTCCGCTGCCGGAGATAGCTCGCGGCGGCACTCGCGCACGAGCAGCACGTCGTCTAGCGCGTCGAACAAGGGCAAGGTCGCGGCAGCGGCcctggcggcggcggcggaaGTGCCGTTTCCAGTGAAGCGGACGCGCGACGAGGCGCAGCGACCAGACAGGCAACGCCAATCAAGCCTCTCCAGCGTGAAGCCAGAGAGTCGCGGCAGCTGGTCGGCGCGGGAAGAATGGCCCGTGTCCGACTCCTATATTGTGGATCCCGATGAGGGCATTATTACGTGTGTTTGTGGGTACAACGATGACGACGGCTTTACGATACAATGCGACCATTGTTACAGATGGCAACATGCGACGTGCTACGGTATTGAAGATGAGAGCGCGGCTCCCGACGACTTCCTGTGCAAGGTCTGCAGTCCACGCAATATCGACGTCAAGGCCGCCAAGCGCAAGCAACAGGAACGCATCAAGAATAACAGGAGACGCAGGCGCGGCGCATCAGCAGAAGACAAGCCTGTAAAGGAGCACTCTGCAGGTGCGATCGACACCCCTGCTAGCGAGGGGAATGACGTTTCTAATACCACGCCTGTATCTCATTCGCCATCTGTGGCAGCTGCCGAGCTCTCAAACAAACAGCCCTTTATGAACGCTAAGGAGGCGTACCCTGCGGTTTACCTACCCCTGGACACATATGACATCAAAGACAAATATGTGGTCATGTTTCTTGACAGACACAGCGATGACGACTGGGTAACTCCGTACAACAAGAGAACCTTTAAGCCACTGCCTTTGGAAATCAGGGCTTATTCGGAGCCCTCACATTCTCGAGTCTTTCACGGTTTTCCGAAGCTTGGAGTCTACTCCCAGCAGCCGTGTGCAAAGGATACCCTTATTGCGGAGTTCCTTGGCGAGGTCGATTTCCAACGGAAATACCTGGAGGACCCTCGGAATAACTATCGCTTACTGGGCATTCCTAACCCGAAGGTGCTTTTTCATCCTCATTGGCCGATATACATCGATGCCAGGCTGTGCGGTAACCTTACACGGTATTTGCGTAGGTCATGCTATCCCAATGTGGAGCTCGTCACGATCAAAATGCCCGCCGATGACCGGCAAGCCTCAGATGTTAAAACAAATAAGAGCGTGAAATTTGTCCTCAAGGCCTTGCGTGATCTCGAAAGGGGCGAAGAATTGCATATTAAATGGGATTGGGACTTACGGCATCCAATTTGGAGGGTGATCAATGGTGCTGCCGTTGAGTCCATAGCTGAACCTGAGAAATACTTGCTTATCCACTCAGTGGACACAGTTTTGAGTATCTGCGACTGCGCCTGTGGCAGTAACAATAGAGATTGCCACCTACTAAAGGTGAAGAAGTTCTCGCAGACCCTCTATAGATCCGTGAAATCCAAGATGAATAACCGTTACAAGCTTAACGAGATTTTGCAGAAGGGCAAGGTCCAGAACAGAAGACAGACGCCAATATTGTCATCCTTGGCCCACGAGGCAATCACTAACTCCGCTCGCGCACACGAAGTGCTTGTAAAGCTCAACGCTACAAAGCTGAACTTCTTGAGTTCCCGTGGAAAAGGCGAACGAAACACGAGCTTCATGGTTACAAAGCCCCCAAGCTCTCTAAAGCCTGAAACAGTTGACAGCGGACACAAGCCGCTCAACGGTAACGCTAAAGATGCACAACCATACAAATGGAGGCTATTGGGGAAGTATCTCGAGCAACGCGCATCCTCTGTGCTCTCTGGCTCGCCTATCAAACTGCTGAGCAGCCCTGCCAACTACTCCGAAACGAACATAACCGATCTACAGGCGTTGGCTATACCGGTTGAGGTACAAATTTCAGCCTCTGCTCCAAAGCCTGCCCCTTCAGTAGACCTGCCGCGTCCGTCCAGCGAGCGGTCCGATACGCCCGTGGCCAACGTCCCTACCTCGGTTGAAGCAACAGCTCATCATGTGCCCGTCAGCGTGTCTCCCCTAGCCGAAGCAGTCTCAGTTGGCGCTGTCGTCAACGCAGTGGCAGGCCCTGCAGCGGCCAACGCGGGATCCGGTGTCCAGAACAGCAAGAAGAAGCTCAGCTTTGCAGATTATAAGAAAAAAGTGAAGCCGACATGA
- the PAM16 gene encoding import motor complex subunit PAM16 (Syntenic homolog of Saccharomyces cerevisiae YJL104W (PAM16)) — protein MAHRVLVQVIFTGARVFGRAFTEAYKQTAAQMAKQGTSSAARSQGGMTNEYGGITLDESCKILNIEENGPEMNLDKVEQRFKYLFDINDKEKGGSFYLQSKIYRAAERLKWELAQREQADKGASAHPQDQQPGPQN, from the coding sequence ATGGCACACCGTGTTCTAGTTCAAGTTATATTCACCGGCGCGCGCGTCTTCGGACGTGCATTCACAGAGGCTTATAAGCAGACCGCAGCTCAAATGGCAAAGCAAGGGACCAGCTCCGCTGCACGTTCGCAGGGGGGTATGACCAACGAGTACGGTGGCATTACGCTTGACGAGAGTTGTAAAATCCTCAACATCGAAGAAAACGGTCCCGAAATGAACCTCGACAAGGTGGAACAGCGCTTCAAGTATCTGTTCGACATCAACGACAAGGAGAAGGGCGGGTCGTTCTATCTGCAGAGCAAGATCTACCGCGCCGCGGAGCGTCTAAAGTGGGAGCTGGCGCAACGAGAACAAGCGGACAAGGGCGCAAGCGCGCACCCGCAGGACCAGCAGCCCGGCCCGCAAAACTAA
- a CDS encoding AFR079Cp (NOHBY624; No homolog in Saccharomyces cerevisiae; Syntenic homolog of Saccharomyces kluyveri SAKL0D05192g): MQAEAGDLLEDLIEYAKQVSYYVENHADMVPRQTPSPNLECDRSRKGPATPNAHQQPKVDEDRDLQLAKCSLVTSPGEIGDPEWPRHNWEHLQKHPENDLCVIASPGGAKRVFSIEHSGLILRPVSGSRSELSDFRRPGALSEILFQQWKLWEGRLTHYAQAEPLAPTIAWNGLAYRWQDGSYTATGVPDSYKAYYAQYCKYYSRLGYCSNKPCRYVHDRRNRGLCRSVAAGHTCATGRQCPLLHEPNEYIAEDCPAFHAGSCPHTHGAVDTFDRQRANPLLRAGLCHRVHRAPPAAADHLCRPFAYTSFCFRGLQCPFLHLKLCPDFYSTGTCFILGCQLYHELPEPYCRPASLAALEPAMYLLPPWGQSATTPLPSVWYGLRSLQQSLDEAGAAQALARLGAVALQASGNSHREEACSTDVSTDYSSADSLHINSDVECNNEDFVRL; the protein is encoded by the coding sequence ATGCAGGCCGAAGCTGGAGATTTATTGGAGGATCTTATAGAGTATGCTAAGCAAGTAAGCTATTATGTTGAGAATCATGCAGACATGGTCCCACGGCAGACGCCATCGCCTAATCTTGAATGTGACAGAAGTCGCAAGGGGCCAGCTACCCCCAATGCGCACCAACAGCCGAAGGTTGATGAAGACCGGGATTTACAGCTTGCAAAATGCTCTTTGGTTACATCTCCGGGAGAGATAGGCGATCCTGAGTGGCCTCGCCACAACTGGGAACACCTGCAGAAACATCCGGAAAACGACCTGTGCGTCATCGCCAGCCCGGGGGGTGCCAAAAGAGTGTTTAGTATTGAACATTCTGGGCTCATACTGCGCCCAGTCTCCGGCTCGAGGTCAGAACTATCTGATTTCCGTAGGCCAGGGGCTCTCAGCGAGATTCTGTTCCAGCAGTGGAAGCTCTGGGAGGGCCGACTCACTCACTATGCGCAGGCAGAGCCGCTGGCGCCTACTATAGCATGGAATGGGCTGGCATACCGCTGGCAGGATGGAAGCTACACCGCCACTGGTGTGCCCGACAGTTACAAGGCATATTACGCGCAGTACTGCAAGTATTATAGCAGGCTTGGATACTGCTCCAACAAGCCCTGCAGGTATGTCCACGACAGAAGGAATCGTGGACTCTGTCGCAGTGTTGCAGCCGGACACACATGCGCTACAGGCAGGCAGTGCCCTCTCCTCCATGAGCCGAATGAGTACATTGCCGAGGACTGCCCCGCGTTCCACGCGGGGTCCTGTCCCCACACGCACGGTGCAGTGGACACCTTTGATCGGCAGCGAGCAAacccgctgctgcgtgCTGGCCTCTGCCACCGCGTGcaccgcgcgccgcctgcggcCGCCGACCATCTCTGTAGGCCGTTTGCCTACACCTCCTTTTGCTTTCGGGGCTTGCAGTGCCCCTTCCTGCACCTTAAGCTTTGCCCCGACTTCTACTCCACCGGCACCTGTTTTATCCTGGGTTGCCAGCTCTACCATGAGCTGCCAGAGCCCTATTGCCGCCCAGCTAGCCTTGCCGCGTTGGAGCCTGCCATGTACCTGCTCCCCCCGTGGGGGCAGTCCGCCACGACACCGCTGCCAAGCGTCTGGTACGGCCTACGGTCCTTGCAGCAGAGCCTAGATGAGGCGGGTGCCGCACAAGCCTTAGCAAGGCTGGGGGCTGTCGCACTGCAGGCGTCTGGCAACAGCCACCGCGAAGAAGCGTGCTCAACAGATGTATCTACAGATTACTCCAGTGCGGACAGTTTGCATATAAACTCAGATGTAGAATGCAACAACGAAGACTTTGTAAGACTCTAG
- the RQT4 gene encoding Rqt4p (Syntenic homolog of Saccharomyces cerevisiae YKR023W), whose protein sequence is MNEAAATRYAVERIPMLVPLDEVSIKELCSSILTRANGNLEIVAEELLEILGHTSEAYEFVFRFNEALSGATGSTAGQSEADEKANRNASGRKLPIIMLNDTDITEDVVPDCPPEYDQEEAAEIAVSERLASHKTQGSKLHTLQEIDEALKALELRGSGSDGNASYKCNCQATMHPLFELAPNCLNCGKIICCREGLHMDSCSYCGTLLIPKQQQRDIEKVLQRERELVKAKRQETGSTGKKKEKVFKISNAKGRNMFSEQERLFDKLDRQREREMKRNQVLGAEDMSQEEDSILKAEEVDPELRAAQARLENLLHFQDTSEERTKIIDTASDYSMSNDAGIWGSAYEKAMALKRQQHNLRQWEKSERERNGRRDKIKLDLVLEKDGKVRFEESRVPGTRRGLTEDDIDELSDPDEREELQDIKELRKRINAEKQAEKESLLGNTWDFEKDKSRFRKPVYVGPGPADDDDSKQDLDSEETLQQHSRVQLDSADDKSVEESILAFL, encoded by the coding sequence ATGAACGAAGCCGCAGCAACTAGGTATGCGGTAGAACGCATCCCTATGTTGGTGCCCTTGGATGAGGTGTCAATAAAAGAACTGTGCAGTTCTATATTGACGCGAGCCAACGGCAACTTGGAAATAGTCGCGGAGGAATTACTGGAAATATTAGGGCATACGTCCGAGGCCTACGAATTTGTGTTTAGGTTTAATGAGGCTCTATCCGGAGCTACTGGTTCCACCGCAGGGCAAAGCGAGGCGGACGAAAAGGCCAATAGGAACGCTTCTGGCAGAAAATTGCCCATTATTATGCTCAATGATACGGATATTACAGAGGACGTGGTGCCTGATTGTCCACCCGAGTATGACCAGGAAGAGGCTGCCGAGATCGCGGTTTCGGAACGGCTTGCTTCGCACAAAACACAGGGTTCGAAGTTACATACTCTTCAAGAAATTGACGAGGCCTTGAAAGCGCTGGAGCTACGCGGGTCAGGGAGTGATGGTAATGCCTCATATAAGTGCAACTGCCAGGCCACTATGCATCCTCTTTTTGAGCTAGCCCCAAATTGCCTGAACTGTGGCAAAATTATATGTTGCCGAGAAGGTCTTCATATGGATTCCTGCAGTTATTGTGGGACGCTGCTGATACcgaagcagcagcagcgggatATAGAGAAGGTGTTGCAGCGCGAACGCGAATTGGTAAAAGCCAAGAGACAAGAGACCGGCTCGACTGGCAAGAAGAAGGAAAAGGTCTTTAAGATTTCGAACGCAAAGGGGAGAAATATGTTCAGTGAGCAAGAGAGGCTATTCGACAAACTTGACAGGCAGCGGGAGCGTGAAATGAAACGCAACCAGGTACTTGGGGCAGAGGACATGTCACAGGAGGAGGACTCGATTCTGAAGGCTGAGGAAGTCGATCCGGAACTAAGGGCGGCCCAGGCGCGCTTGGAGAATCTATTGCACTTTCAAGACACTAGCGAAGAGAGGACTAAAATAATAGATACTGCCAGTGACTACAGTATGTCAAACGACGCAGGAATTTGGGGGTCGGCATATGAGAAGGCGATGGCATTAAAAAGACAGCAGCATAACTTGAGGCAGTGGGAAAAATCAGAGCGGGAACGCAACGGCAGGAGAGACAAGATAAAACTAGACTTGGTGTTAGAGAAGGATGGGAAAGTGCGCTTTGAGGAATCCCGTGTTCCCGGCACAAGAAGGGGACTAACAGAAGATGATATAGACGAATTATCTGATCCTGATGAACGCGAGGAGCTACAGGATATCAAGGAACTCAGAAAAAGAATAAATGCAGAGAAACAGGCCGAAAAGGAATCATTACTAGGCAATACATGGGACTTCGAAAAGGATAAAAGCAGATTCAGGAAGCCAGTTTACGTGGGGCCTGGACCTGCAGACGACGACGATTCGAAGCAGGATCTGGACTCTGAGGAAACCTTACAGCAACATTCACGGGTCCAGCTGGACAGCGCAGATGATAAATCGGTAGAGGAGAGTATCTTAGCATTTTTATAA
- the GSM1 gene encoding Gsm1p (Syntenic homolog of Saccharomyces cerevisiae YJL103C (GSM1)) has product MTKRISAEEKLNRKPISRACVFCHEKHLQCDVGRPCQNCEKRNIGESCRDNVRKVRKTRGRTPRSGVMNLRRARREHEDELAIATKSRGAGEPGSTGLPQVPSLSTLFDANVDPVIDEELLPATYVDPLGPSDVELPTSGAESFGSVWASSEYTKLNEILGSPGIERPRKHVPSKYEPFAVPATAEHSPSPSTPIELLQDHAGLLFRNTLRRHISLDTAQSSYQASTQDTQASTVASSVSCEGAQFPASEAEYTSPYSFRQLVRSPEDLYRHQNSIFPHNYRQAYLELLNILRARFLSAQDEIAREEGPKQLHSIAQSIKTYYAPIFVTLTSNLIESDLKMHELILQRTLLEYENMSKMVNCIPMCIWRRSGEICYVSNEFISLTGFSRRELLMRRRFIMEFFDNHGIVDYFKLFNEYLAFSSKEGFSSTSDGQAVFSECNLLMANNSFLKCACIWTVKRDSFNIPMLVMGQFLPIFDMDHT; this is encoded by the coding sequence ATGACCAAACGGATATCTGCAGAGGAGAAGCTGAATCGAAAACCAATCTCGCGCGCATGCGTGTTCTGCCACGAGAAACACCTGCAGTGCGATGTGGGGCGGCCTTGCCAGAACTGCGAGAAGAGGAATATCGGGGAGTCATGCAGGGATAATGTCCGCAAGGTGCGCAAAACGCGAGGAAGGACACCGAGGAGCGGGGTGATGAACTTGCggagggcgcggcgggAGCACGAGGATGAGCTGGCCATTGCTACAAAGTCTAGGGGGGCAGGCGAGCCGGGCTCGACAGGTCTACCGCAGGTACCAAGTCTGAGTACGCTGTTCGACGCAAATGTGGATCCGGTGATCGACGAGGAGCTGTTGCCGGCCACGTACGTTGACCCCCTGGGCCCCAGCGACGTGGAACTGCCCACGAGCGGGGCGGAGAGCTTCGGCAGCGTGTGGGCGTCGAGCGAATACACCAAGCTGAACGAGATCCTGGGCTCGCCTGGCATCGAGCGGCCGCGCAAGCACGTGCCCAGCAAGTACGAGCCATTTGCGGTGCCAGCGACGGCAGAGCACTCGCCTAGCCCATCCACGCCAATAGAACTGCTACAGGACCACGCGGGCCTACTTTTCCGCAACACCCTACGGAGACACATCTCTCTGGACACAGCGCAGTCATCCTACCAGGCCAGCACGCAGGATACGCAGGCTTCCACGGTTGCGTCGAGTGTGTCCTGCGAGGGCGCGCAATTTCCCGCAAGTGAAGCTGAGTATACAAGTCCGTATTCATTTCGGCAGCTAGTCAGAAGTCCCGAAGACCTGTACCGACACCAAAATAGCATATTTCCTCATAATTACCGGCAGGCGTATCTTGAGCTTCTGAATATTCTTCGAGCGCGCTTTTTGAGCGCTCAGGATGAAATAGCGAGGGAGGAGGGCCCTAAACAGCTGCATTCCATTGCACAATCAATCAAGACGTATTATGCTCCAATCTTCGTGACGCTCACTTCAAACCTAATCGAGAGCGATCTTAAAATGCACGAGCTCATACTGCAACGCACCCTGTTAGAATACGAGAACATGTCGAAGATGGTTAATTGCATTCCGATGTGTATATGGCGACGCTCGGGAGAGATTTGTTATGTAAGCAACGAGTTTATCTCGCTGACTGGCTTCTCAAGGCGAGAACTGCTGATGCGGCGAAGATTCATCATGGAATTCTTCGATAACCACGGGATTGTCGACTACTTCAAGCTTTTCAATGAATACCTCGCATTTTCCTCTAAGGAGGGGTTTTCGTCCACCTCTGATGGGCAAGCTGTTTTCAGCGAGTGCAATCTTCTAATGGCCAACAACTCTTTCTTGAAATGTGCCTGCATTTGGACGGTTAAACGAGATAGCTTCAACATTCCAATGTTAGTAATGGGCCAATTTCTACCAATATTCGATATGGATCATACGTAG
- the DBP7 gene encoding putative ATP-dependent RNA helicase (Syntenic homolog of Saccharomyces cerevisiae YKR024C (DBP7)), translating into MSDNDGLMLMNFTTESGPDNASSHRRVKVTGGKWKERRKLKMKLEGRPLRPKRPAAAVEEAPAAAVPEGSAIEPAAKRPRGRNERAPKDVPPQPANAQVVSSLFTSTRAITTSVNDHERASNDVAPSNAPLLQDTFEALGVRGTLLEHLTGKMKIQKPTKIQKMAIPEVLNGKADLFLHAQTGSGKTLAFLLPVLQTLLSLEQRIDRHSGCFAMIVTPTRELAAQIYGVISTLAQCCHYLVPCLLVGGERKKSEKARLRKGANFIVGTPGRMLDHLQNTKVAREQLPHSLRYLILDEGDKLMELGFEETLKSILEIVHSVACDNTRFPRLPQRIVHVLCSATRQGTVSKLGDIALTDPKVIAASDSTTDVSTVPDQLLQKIAIVPPKLRLVTLCAAISELSRKAPTETTTRTIVFISCADSVDFHYDVFSGLGGSHRDLVPGTVRELAAGSRALPCFSADSPPNTVFYKLHGSLPQAVRVATLRHFSSDAAATRGKHLVLFCTDVASRGLDLPRVSTVIEMDPPFAVEDHLHRIGRTARAGVAGESLLFLLPGEEEGYMEHIRAHHPRGWELLRYDRDLLAPAFAAPVARSDRPTTATDAAWDSNATTWHLNVERRVLEDPSAKDLAIKGYTSHIRAYATHISQEKRFFNVRCLHLGHLAKAFGLRERPKGMAAHRGKPATPKPKQDDARTKMLRMARQAVAQSNSEFNY; encoded by the coding sequence ATGAGCGATAATGATGGTCTCATGTTGATGAACTTCACGACCGAGTCCGGGCCGGACAACGCGAGTAGCCACCGCAGAGTAAAGGTTACCGGAGGTAAGTGGAAAGAACGCAGAAAGCTGAAGATGAAGCTCGAGGGGCGGCCTTTGAGACCCAAGCGACCAGCGGCGGCAGTGGAAGAAGCCCCAGCTGCGGCGGTGCCGGAGGGCAGCGCGATAGAGCCTGCGGCGAAAAGGCCGCGAGGCCGCAACGAGCGCGCGCCCAAGGACGTGCCTCCGCAACCCGCGAACGCGCAGGTGGTGTCGTCGCTGTTTACGTCGACACGGGCGATCACGACATCCGTGAATGACCACGAGCGCGCGTCGAACGATGTCGCGCCGTCGAATGCGCCACTGCTGCAGGACACCTTCGAGGCGCTGGGCGTGCGTGGCACGCTTCTGGAGCACCTCACAGGGAAGATGAAGATCCAGAAACCAACCAAGATCCAGAAGATGGCCATTCCGGAGGTGCTGAACGGCAAGGCCGACCTTTTCTTGCACGCGCAGACCGGCTCGGGCAAGACGCTGGCCTTCCTCCTGCCGGTGCTGCAGACCCTCCTCTCGCTGGAGCAGCGGATCGACCGCCACAGCGGCTGTTTTGCGATGATCGTGACACCGACTCGGGAGCTGGCCGCCCAGATCTACGGGGTGATCAGCACCCTGGCTCAGTGCTGCCACTACCTGGTTCCCTGCCTTCTTGTCGGTGGAGAGCGCAAGAAGTCGGAGAAGGCCCGGCTGCGCAAGGGTGCCAACTTCATCGTGGGCACACCGGGGCGTATGCTCGACCATCTGCAGAATACGAAGGTCGCAAGAGAGCAGCTGCCGCACTCGCTCCGCTACCTGATCTTGGACGAGGGAGACAAACTGATGGAACTAGGTTTTGAGGAGACACTGAAGAGCATCCTGGAAATCGTACACTCGGTGGCCTGCGATAACACACGCTTTCcgcggctgccgcagcgCATCGTCCACGTGCTCTGTAGTGCCACAAGGCAGGGTACCGTTTCCAAGCTGGGCGATATCGCCCTGACCGATCCGAAAGTGATTGCAGCTAGCGACTCTACGACAGACGTCAGCACCGTGCCCGACCAGCTGTTGCAGAAGATCGCCATAGTTCCGCCCAAGCTGAGACTGGTGACGCTCTGCGCGGCGATCAGTGAACTATCCCGCAAGGCGCCCACCGAAACCACCACGCGCACGATCGTTTTTATTTCATGCGCGGACAGCGTCGACTTCCACTACGATGTCTTTTCTGGTCTTGGCGGAAGTCATAGGGATCTCGTACCCGGTACGGTGCGCGAGCTTGCCGCCGGcagccgcgcgctgcccTGCTTCTCCGCCGACAGCCCGCCAAATACCGTGTTCTACAAGCTGCATGGATCGCTGCCACAGGCCGTGCGTGTTGCGACGCTGCGGCACTTCTCCTCAGACGCTGCGGCAACCCGGGGGAAGCACCTGGTCCTGTTTTGTACCGACGTCGCCTCGCGTGGCTTGGACCTGCCGCGTGTCAGCACTGTCATCGAGATGGACCCGCCCTTCGCGGTCGAGGACCATCTGCATCGTATCGGGCGGACCGCGCGTGCCGGTGTGGCTGGCGAGTCGTTGCTCTTCCTGCTGCCCGGCGAGGAAGAGGGCTACATGGAACACATCCGTGCCCACCACCCTCGTGGCTGGGAGCTGCTTCGCTACGATCGAGACCTACTGGCGCCGGCCTTCGCGGCCCCTGTCGCCCGCTCCGACCGTCCGACCACCGCAACGGACGCCGCCTGGGACAGCAACGCGACAACTTGGCACCTCAACGTCGAGCGCCGTGTGCTCGAAGACCCCTCCGCGAAGGATCTTGCCATCAAGGGCTACACCAGCCATATCCGCGCATACGCAACCCACATCTCTCAGGAAAAGCGCTTCTTCAACGTTCGCTGTCTGCATCTTGGCCACCTGGCGAAAGCCTTTGGACTTCGCGAGCGCCCCAAAGGCATGGCCGCTCATCGCGGGAAGCCTGCTACTCCGAAGCCCAAGCAGGACGATGCCCGCACCAAAATGCTACGTATGGCACGCCAGGCTGTTGCACAAAGCAATAGCGAATTCAATTACTAG
- the RPC37 gene encoding DNA-directed RNA polymerase III subunit C37 (Syntenic homolog of Saccharomyces cerevisiae YKR025W (RPC37)) codes for MEKNLFVIEDEGDALLDDAPLTQVKEELVEVPSAKQDEEDPIVQEIPINLTRGPCPIYILQYLNKSQKLGKRIEDHPSVAEVRYREKSNVLELDMPLNTDVFFNQDRAKEQWDGVQVQTLRGVGVENAGQYVGLMHDGQMYLMPVERVAQLKPYFKYIDQEQQKQRKQDDAITQGGGAGSNPRAQVVTMSAKSSSEANQNRLGGSLLAHKIAEEEPIRTLAWKEDTFENFLAEVTSDEARETLVSEEDAATYLAKLL; via the coding sequence ATGGAGAAAAACCTCTTTGTGATCGAAGATGAGGGTGATGCGCTGCTGGATGATGCCCCTCTCACACAGGTCAAAGAAGAACTGGTTGAAGTTCCCAGCGCCAAGCAAGATGAAGAAGACCCAATAGTACAGGAGATCCCCATAAACCTAACGCGTGGGCCGTGCCCGATATATATCCTGCAGTACTTGAATAAGTCACAGAAGCTTGGAAAGCGCATAGAGGACCATCCTTCGGTCGCAGAGGTACGCTATCGGGAGAAAAGCAATGTCCTGGAACTGGACATGCCGCTGAACACAGACGTATTCTTCAACCAGGACCGCGCGAAGGAGCAGTGGGACGGCGTGCAGGTGCAGACGCTTCGAGGAGTGGGCGTGGAGAATGCAGGCCAGTACGTGGGGCTGATGCATGACGGACAGATGTACCTGATGCCGGTGGAGCGTGTAGCACAGCTGAAGCCGTATTTCAAATATATTGACCAGGAGCAGCAGAAACAGCGGAAGCAGGACGACGCCATCACgcagggcggcggcgcgggcagcaACCCGCGCGCGCAAGTGGTGACGATGTCTGCAAAGAGCTCCAGCGAGGCAAACCAGAACCGGCTCGGGGGCTCGCTGCTGGCGCACAAGATCGCAGAGGAGGAGCCCATTCGGACGCTTGCATGGAAGGAGGACACCTTTGAGAATTTTCTGGCGGAGGTGACATCCGATGAGGCGCGCGAGACGCTGGTTTCCGAGGAGGATGCCGCCACCTACCTGGCCAAGCTTTTATGA